One genomic segment of Balaenoptera musculus isolate JJ_BM4_2016_0621 chromosome 11, mBalMus1.pri.v3, whole genome shotgun sequence includes these proteins:
- the ZNF852 gene encoding zinc finger protein 852 isoform X2 — MRVRVCGATWVLLNPLAGIQTSLEPRAGLVPLRAFFPPSAQHASPVPALPQVGNVGDQAAATVLRMVRPQEAAEFEFLSVDYTQQKWKGPALSQRAALYRNIMLENCRSLASLGENRMESSELPPKQEVSKVLKSSDRTSVVLCGMIPGGPEAGDACEETLEKLEVQPSGEEGTRLESNFLEITQKDKNKSTKDGCDEYKELGGHPDLSSSPTEHQGVLKGQKFYRCDECGKAFNWSSHLIGHQRIHTGEKPYECNECGKTFRQTSQLIVHLRIHTGEKPYECSDCGKTYRHSSHLIQHQRLHTGEKPYKCIECGKAFNESSKLFDHQRTHTGEKPYGCNECGAVFSRSKSLVRHQVLHSGEKPYKCNECGKAFCSNRNLIDHQRIHTGEKPYECNECGKAFSRSKCLIRHQSLHTGEKPFKCSECGKAFNQISQLADHERIHTGEKPFECNECGKAFSLSKCLIRHQRLHTGEKPYKCNECGKSFNQNSYLIIHQRIHTGEKPYECNECGKVFSHNSSLMVHQRTHTGEKPYKCKDCEKAFRDSSQLTVHQRVHTGEKPYECTECGKAFSQRSTFNHHQRTHTGEKHSGLARSVS; from the exons ATGAGGGTCCGTGTGTGTGGAGCCACCTGGGTTCTCTTGAATCCACTTGCTGGGATACAGACCTCATTGGAGCCAAGAGCAGGGCTGGTCCCACTCAgagctttctttcctccctcagcTCAGCATGCTTCCCCAGTGCCTGCCCTTCCCCAAGTGGGGAACGTAGGAGACCAAGCAGCGGCAACGGTGCTCCGGATGGTCAGGCCCCAG GAGGCTGCAGAGTTCGAGTTCCTGTCTGTGGACTATACTCAGCAGAAGTGGAAAGGTCCGGCACTCAGCCAGAGAGCAGCCCTGTACCGGAACATCATGCTGGAAAATTGCCGCAGCCTGGCCTCACTGG GTGAGAACAGGATGGAGAGTTCAGAGTTGCCTCCAAAGCAGGAAGTTTCTAAAGTTTTGAAGTCATCTGATAGGACCTCAGTAGTACTCTGTGGAATGATTCCTGGAGGACCAGAAGCTGGAGATGCCTGTGAAGAGACTTTAGAGAAGCTAGAAGTTCAGCCCTCAGGTGAAGAAGGGACCAGACTGGAAAGCAATTTCTTGGAAAtaacacagaaagataaaaataaatccacaaaaGATGGGTGTGATGAATATAAGGAACTTGGGGGACATCCAGACCTGTCCTCCAGTCCTACAGAACATCAAGGAGTTCTGAAGGGACAGAAATTCTATCGATGTGATGAATGTGGCAAAGCTTTTAATTGGAGTTCTCACCTCATTGGGcatcagagaatccacactggggagaaaccctatgagtGCAATGAGTGTGGCAAGACCTTCAGGCAGACCTCTCAGCTCATAGTCCATCTCAGAATCCACACAGGGGAAAAGCCCTATGAATGCAGTGATTGTGGAAAGACCTATCGCCACAGCTCCCATCTCATTCAACACCAGAGACTCCATACTGGGGAGAAACCGTATAAATGTATTGAATGTGGAAAAGCTTTCAATGAGAGTTCCAAACTCTTTGACCATCAGAGAACCCATACTGGGGAGAAACCATATGGATGCAATGAATGTGGAGCGGTCTTTAGTCGGAGTAAAAGCCTTGTCCGCCATCAGGTACTTCACAGTGGTGAGAAACCTTACAAGTGTAATGAGTGTGGGAAAGCTTTCTGTTCTAACAGAAATCTTATTGACcatcagagaatccacactggggagaagccTTATGAGTGTAATGAATGTGGCAAGGCCTTCAGTCGAAGTAAATGTCTTATTCGACATCAGAGCCTCCACACTGGGGAAAAACCATTCAAATGCAgtgagtgtgggaaagccttcaatCAGATCTCTCAACTTGCTGACCATGAGcgaattcatactggagaaaaaccctTTGAATGTAATGAGTGTGGTAAGGCATTCAGTCTGAGTAAATGTCTCATTCGACATCAGAGACTTCACACGGGTGAGAAGCCCTATAAATGCAATGAATGTGGAAAATCCTTCAATCAAAACTCATACCTCATTattcatcagagaattcacactggtgAGAAACCTTACGAATGTAACGAATGTGGGAAGGTCTTCAGTCATAATTCTAGCCTTATGGTACATCAGAGAACCCATACTGGGGAGAAACCATATAAATGCAAAGATTGTGAGAAAGCCTTTCGTGACAGCTCACAACTCACTGTGCACCAAagagttcacactggagagaaaccctatgaatgtactgagtgtgggaaagccttcagtcaGCGTTCTACTTTCAATCACCACCAGCGAACTCACACTGGAGAAAAGCACTCAGGTCTGGCTCGGTCTGTTTCTTAA
- the ZNF852 gene encoding zinc finger protein 852 isoform X1 yields the protein MRVRVCGATWVLLNPLAGIQTSLEPRAGLVPLRAFFPPSAQHASPVPALPQVGNVGDQAAATVLRMVRPQEAAEFEFLSVDYTQQKWKGPALSQRAALYRNIMLENCRSLASLAGENRMESSELPPKQEVSKVLKSSDRTSVVLCGMIPGGPEAGDACEETLEKLEVQPSGEEGTRLESNFLEITQKDKNKSTKDGCDEYKELGGHPDLSSSPTEHQGVLKGQKFYRCDECGKAFNWSSHLIGHQRIHTGEKPYECNECGKTFRQTSQLIVHLRIHTGEKPYECSDCGKTYRHSSHLIQHQRLHTGEKPYKCIECGKAFNESSKLFDHQRTHTGEKPYGCNECGAVFSRSKSLVRHQVLHSGEKPYKCNECGKAFCSNRNLIDHQRIHTGEKPYECNECGKAFSRSKCLIRHQSLHTGEKPFKCSECGKAFNQISQLADHERIHTGEKPFECNECGKAFSLSKCLIRHQRLHTGEKPYKCNECGKSFNQNSYLIIHQRIHTGEKPYECNECGKVFSHNSSLMVHQRTHTGEKPYKCKDCEKAFRDSSQLTVHQRVHTGEKPYECTECGKAFSQRSTFNHHQRTHTGEKHSGLARSVS from the exons ATGAGGGTCCGTGTGTGTGGAGCCACCTGGGTTCTCTTGAATCCACTTGCTGGGATACAGACCTCATTGGAGCCAAGAGCAGGGCTGGTCCCACTCAgagctttctttcctccctcagcTCAGCATGCTTCCCCAGTGCCTGCCCTTCCCCAAGTGGGGAACGTAGGAGACCAAGCAGCGGCAACGGTGCTCCGGATGGTCAGGCCCCAG GAGGCTGCAGAGTTCGAGTTCCTGTCTGTGGACTATACTCAGCAGAAGTGGAAAGGTCCGGCACTCAGCCAGAGAGCAGCCCTGTACCGGAACATCATGCTGGAAAATTGCCGCAGCCTGGCCTCACTGG CAGGTGAGAACAGGATGGAGAGTTCAGAGTTGCCTCCAAAGCAGGAAGTTTCTAAAGTTTTGAAGTCATCTGATAGGACCTCAGTAGTACTCTGTGGAATGATTCCTGGAGGACCAGAAGCTGGAGATGCCTGTGAAGAGACTTTAGAGAAGCTAGAAGTTCAGCCCTCAGGTGAAGAAGGGACCAGACTGGAAAGCAATTTCTTGGAAAtaacacagaaagataaaaataaatccacaaaaGATGGGTGTGATGAATATAAGGAACTTGGGGGACATCCAGACCTGTCCTCCAGTCCTACAGAACATCAAGGAGTTCTGAAGGGACAGAAATTCTATCGATGTGATGAATGTGGCAAAGCTTTTAATTGGAGTTCTCACCTCATTGGGcatcagagaatccacactggggagaaaccctatgagtGCAATGAGTGTGGCAAGACCTTCAGGCAGACCTCTCAGCTCATAGTCCATCTCAGAATCCACACAGGGGAAAAGCCCTATGAATGCAGTGATTGTGGAAAGACCTATCGCCACAGCTCCCATCTCATTCAACACCAGAGACTCCATACTGGGGAGAAACCGTATAAATGTATTGAATGTGGAAAAGCTTTCAATGAGAGTTCCAAACTCTTTGACCATCAGAGAACCCATACTGGGGAGAAACCATATGGATGCAATGAATGTGGAGCGGTCTTTAGTCGGAGTAAAAGCCTTGTCCGCCATCAGGTACTTCACAGTGGTGAGAAACCTTACAAGTGTAATGAGTGTGGGAAAGCTTTCTGTTCTAACAGAAATCTTATTGACcatcagagaatccacactggggagaagccTTATGAGTGTAATGAATGTGGCAAGGCCTTCAGTCGAAGTAAATGTCTTATTCGACATCAGAGCCTCCACACTGGGGAAAAACCATTCAAATGCAgtgagtgtgggaaagccttcaatCAGATCTCTCAACTTGCTGACCATGAGcgaattcatactggagaaaaaccctTTGAATGTAATGAGTGTGGTAAGGCATTCAGTCTGAGTAAATGTCTCATTCGACATCAGAGACTTCACACGGGTGAGAAGCCCTATAAATGCAATGAATGTGGAAAATCCTTCAATCAAAACTCATACCTCATTattcatcagagaattcacactggtgAGAAACCTTACGAATGTAACGAATGTGGGAAGGTCTTCAGTCATAATTCTAGCCTTATGGTACATCAGAGAACCCATACTGGGGAGAAACCATATAAATGCAAAGATTGTGAGAAAGCCTTTCGTGACAGCTCACAACTCACTGTGCACCAAagagttcacactggagagaaaccctatgaatgtactgagtgtgggaaagccttcagtcaGCGTTCTACTTTCAATCACCACCAGCGAACTCACACTGGAGAAAAGCACTCAGGTCTGGCTCGGTCTGTTTCTTAA